One window from the genome of Corynebacterium sp. SCR221107 encodes:
- a CDS encoding DUF2190 domain-containing protein translates to MYTNQMLDRFNPGTDLTAVAATAVTGKTFLAYAGAMTRDLITVGVAGAGKPTAGVAKYDADANTLVGVARGAGRIVTVTAETQLVAGDPIAVGTAGKATKAVDQAAIVGYAANNADAGDDALVSLTY, encoded by the coding sequence ATGTACACAAACCAAATGCTCGACCGCTTCAACCCAGGAACCGACCTTACCGCCGTGGCCGCCACCGCTGTCACCGGTAAAACGTTTCTCGCCTACGCCGGGGCAATGACCCGTGACCTGATCACCGTAGGTGTCGCCGGTGCCGGTAAGCCAACCGCAGGGGTAGCCAAGTACGACGCCGACGCAAACACACTGGTAGGTGTAGCCAGGGGCGCCGGTCGTATCGTCACAGTGACAGCAGAAACCCAACTGGTAGCAGGTGACCCCATCGCCGTAGGTACAGCAGGTAAAGCAACGAAAGCAGTCGACCAGGCCGCGATCGTTGGCTACGCCGCCAACAACGCCGACGCAGGCGACGACGCCCTCGTATCCCTCACATACTGA
- a CDS encoding major capsid protein: protein MGFYPGAADLNKGVISVEQALNNPTTIEERVAEVASKNLLIDAVFASDAQPVEGGAVIYSEITEKNFYTKNDVAQRQPGDEYAIVYREKPEAKLAKVEDYGGKFAVSDEARRRNQAVDFDNDVQTLANTITRKLNRLAMATIEAAETHAVQVVATLPWNEVVLADPVAVTPPAQRPMTALADAIALAGVKDLGITYSKAIVNPLTKATLRMIYGADLAPMLTDLGLELLTSNHVDTTAAYLVDPGKAGFVRYEEPLTITTWRDEHHRQTWVQGYAMPVIGVTMPAAIAKISGIAE, encoded by the coding sequence ATGGGCTTTTACCCTGGAGCCGCCGACCTCAATAAGGGTGTTATCTCCGTTGAGCAGGCGCTGAACAATCCAACCACCATCGAAGAGCGCGTCGCCGAAGTCGCCTCAAAGAACTTGCTGATCGACGCGGTTTTCGCAAGCGACGCGCAACCAGTTGAGGGTGGCGCCGTGATCTACTCGGAAATCACCGAAAAGAACTTTTACACCAAAAACGATGTGGCGCAGCGGCAACCCGGCGACGAATACGCGATCGTCTACCGTGAAAAGCCCGAGGCCAAGCTGGCAAAAGTCGAAGATTACGGTGGCAAGTTCGCCGTTTCGGACGAGGCACGCCGCCGCAACCAGGCCGTTGATTTCGACAACGACGTTCAAACTTTGGCGAACACGATCACCCGCAAACTCAACCGGCTGGCAATGGCAACCATCGAGGCCGCCGAAACCCACGCCGTCCAGGTAGTGGCCACCTTGCCCTGGAACGAGGTAGTCCTCGCCGACCCCGTTGCAGTGACCCCACCAGCCCAGCGCCCCATGACCGCCCTCGCCGACGCCATCGCACTAGCAGGGGTCAAAGACCTAGGCATTACCTACTCGAAGGCGATTGTTAACCCGCTCACGAAGGCAACCCTTCGCATGATCTACGGCGCTGACCTTGCCCCTATGCTCACCGACCTAGGCCTGGAACTGTTGACCTCCAACCATGTTGACACCACCGCCGCCTACCTCGTTGACCCAGGTAAAGCCGGTTTCGTGCGGTACGAGGAGCCACTGACCATCACCACCTGGCGTGACGAACATCACCGACAGACGTGGGTGCAGGGCTACGCCATGCCCGTGATCGGTGTCACCATGCCCGCCGCCATCGCCAAGATTTCCGGAATCGCAGAATAA